Proteins encoded together in one Calditrichota bacterium window:
- a CDS encoding DUF4388 domain-containing protein, whose protein sequence is MMNADGRSTLITTLDRCRTSRYSGLVCLRSDTQELLVWFVRGNLAHAENPDGETGWKALESLKGHTLLEFSEEPDALPPQRTIRVDTVRLLRAMRISGADKKSASMHVPVPLHLRLQKKFGELKQKVTGLQSFEMRKLMESGVLSNSNESKESDGGRVSSEARTMVEKDPRGARWTQQYGNRQLRIIADETISTTELMWAGSELWHELERLNTSTSRNEN, encoded by the coding sequence ATGATGAATGCCGACGGAAGGAGCACGTTGATTACCACGCTCGATCGATGTCGGACGAGCAGATATTCAGGGTTGGTCTGCCTGCGCTCCGATACGCAAGAGTTGTTAGTGTGGTTCGTTAGGGGAAACCTGGCGCACGCAGAAAATCCGGATGGAGAAACGGGATGGAAAGCGCTCGAGTCGCTTAAGGGACATACATTGTTGGAGTTCAGCGAAGAACCGGACGCGCTGCCTCCGCAGAGAACAATCCGAGTTGATACCGTGCGTCTGCTTCGCGCGATGCGAATTTCAGGCGCTGACAAGAAGAGCGCCTCGATGCACGTCCCTGTCCCGCTTCATTTGCGACTGCAAAAGAAGTTCGGAGAGTTAAAACAAAAAGTTACGGGTCTTCAAAGTTTTGAGATGAGAAAACTCATGGAGAGCGGTGTGCTTTCGAATTCCAACGAGTCGAAAGAAAGTGATGGCGGCCGTGTCTCGAGCGAAGCTCGTACGATGGTTGAGAAAGATCCGCGCGGTGCCCGATGGACTCAGCAGTATGGCAACCGCCAACTGCGGATCATCGCCGATGAGACAATCTCAACAACGGAGCTAATGTGGGCGGGTAGTGAGCTTTGGCATGAGTTAGAAAGACTAAACACAAGCACCTCAAGAAATGAAAATTAG
- a CDS encoding response regulator produces MKTRILLMDDDSRYLDLLRMMLESDGYDVATGTNGSELPELVSRHAPHVIVLDVLMGSLNGVSLAHELRQTSSSADTPIIFVSAWTGARDIKLPKNSYRVFKPFTHSEITSAIEQALGKTATSVN; encoded by the coding sequence ATGAAAACTCGAATCTTGCTGATGGACGATGACTCGCGTTATCTCGACTTGCTGAGGATGATGCTCGAGAGTGATGGATACGATGTCGCGACGGGAACAAACGGCAGCGAACTTCCCGAACTCGTCAGTCGTCATGCGCCGCACGTAATCGTTTTGGACGTTCTCATGGGAAGCCTAAACGGTGTTTCGCTGGCACATGAGCTTCGACAGACTTCATCGTCCGCGGATACACCGATCATTTTCGTAAGTGCGTGGACGGGAGCGCGGGACATAAAGCTCCCCAAAAATTCATATAGAGTATTTAAGCCGTTTACGCACTCGGAGATTACCAGTGCGATCGAGCAGGCTTTGGGAAAGACTGCTACATCTGTCAACTGA
- a CDS encoding PilT/PilU family type 4a pilus ATPase — protein MELKGLLELLFTKKASDLHLRVGSVPVLRIDGSLFGTRPEPVSEREMSALLGETLTTGQLDRFMKEKELDLALTVPGHGRVRINAYFQKGTPALAFRAIKTVVPGFKELGLPPAIEKMCSSMRGIILLTGATGSGKSTTMASMIEHINQTRSVNILTIEDPIEFVFSNKKSLIAQREVMIDTESFLAALTHALREDPDIIMVGEIRDQMTMKIALQAAETGHLVLTSLHTLNAVEAVNRIISFFPLNEQAQIRAMLSGSLQSVISQRLVPKKDGKGRIPLVEIMINTAAVRECLTQTDKMHLIHGLIEDDQGTHGMQSFDQSILGLYNLGAISYETAVENANNPNDLEMAVRGIKSSGSRLAEVG, from the coding sequence ATGGAACTAAAAGGGCTACTCGAGCTGCTGTTTACCAAGAAAGCATCTGACCTTCACTTGCGCGTGGGCAGCGTGCCTGTTTTGCGCATTGACGGCAGTCTCTTCGGAACTCGACCAGAACCGGTGAGCGAGCGCGAGATGAGCGCTTTGCTCGGTGAAACGTTGACGACCGGACAGTTGGACCGCTTCATGAAAGAGAAGGAACTCGATCTTGCATTAACGGTTCCCGGTCACGGTCGTGTACGTATCAACGCGTACTTCCAGAAGGGCACGCCGGCGTTGGCTTTTCGTGCAATCAAGACTGTGGTTCCCGGTTTCAAAGAGTTGGGGCTTCCGCCCGCCATTGAGAAGATGTGTTCAAGCATGCGGGGAATTATTTTGTTGACCGGCGCGACCGGATCGGGCAAATCGACGACTATGGCGTCGATGATAGAGCACATCAATCAAACTCGCAGCGTAAATATCCTCACGATTGAGGATCCGATTGAGTTCGTGTTCTCAAACAAGAAATCACTGATCGCGCAGCGAGAAGTAATGATTGACACGGAGTCGTTTCTGGCCGCTTTGACACATGCACTTCGCGAGGATCCCGACATAATTATGGTCGGCGAGATCCGCGATCAAATGACCATGAAGATCGCGTTGCAGGCCGCGGAAACCGGACACCTTGTTCTCACTTCGCTCCACACGCTGAACGCCGTCGAAGCCGTTAACCGTATCATATCGTTTTTCCCACTCAATGAACAGGCGCAGATCCGCGCTATGCTTTCGGGTTCACTCCAATCCGTTATTTCGCAACGTCTCGTGCCGAAAAAGGACGGCAAAGGCCGTATCCCGTTGGTCGAAATCATGATCAATACAGCAGCAGTAAGGGAGTGTCTTACCCAAACGGACAAGATGCATTTGATTCATGGTCTAATCGAGGACGACCAAGGTACACACGGTATGCAGTCGTTTGATCAGTCCATTCTTGGATTGTACAACTTAGGCGCAATATCGTATGAGACGGCTGTTGAGAATGCAAACAACCCGAACGATTTGGAGATGGCCGTGCGTGGCATAAAATCGTCCGGCTCGCGGTTGGCGGAGGTCGGATGA